Genomic window (Vigna radiata var. radiata cultivar VC1973A chromosome 1, Vradiata_ver6, whole genome shotgun sequence):
TTATGTTGTTATCTTAATCATGTAggcttttttttatttggactTTTTAGTTTTATGGACTTTTTGGATCTCGACCCATGTGAACAAAGGCTAAGCCCTGTGGGCTGGGGCATACTAATAGGTTTATGTTTGACTAAAACGACTTATGCATTGGTGATAAAATCAGGTAATCCAAATTTGACATTTTGTACCttaatttgtgtttgttttttcatttatagTAAAGGTGTACAGGGAGACACAATCAGTTCAATTAATGTTACgtagttaaatttaaagtcaAGCAGAAGAACACTtcagttgtttttattttgtagttaaATTATGCTCTACCTACACAATTTTGACATTACAcgaatgtgtttttttttttttttaattttattttatattttatgttaatattatgttttttagaaaagaaatttaatatcttattttgtCAGAGTTACTCAATGcaatttctctgttttttttcatctcataatctccatttttattaaaaatagtgaTTGTGGTCTCTTCCCTTAGGTCAATGGTTTAGCCATTGAGAATGTGGTAATGTAAATGACACAtgacataataaattataaaatttctcaCACATGTAATAGTGAGCTTTGAAGGTGAGTGTTGAGAGATAAAAGTTTGATCTTTGATGTTGTGTGGTCTCTCTTAACGTGGTATAGTATGGTGTGATGATATGCTTTCTATTCTTTTCAGGAGAGACAAAGGGGCATGGGCAATGAGTGTTATAAGTCATCCATGCTACTATCTTATTACCTTCTAAACGATATCAATatcaatttaatgaaataaataatacattgatttttttaacaaaaagtatataaatacaaacaaaagttgaaagattgtattgaataattttttctaaaaaaaaaaaatattaagattaaaaGGTCTACTGAaccatataaaaatttattgatattattatttttatattaaaatattattcataaaaagtaataaactataactttgtcatataaacttatttaatataaaagctaacaattattaaagaaacaagagatatattgatttttttttaaataataactatacacttataaaaaatatattaaaaacatagaaactaataaaatattatattgatttggttgaaaaattatatgaaatcatttgtttttcttaatgatataaatacttcaaataaatgaatataacattttttttttgtttttcatgtttttattatatgttatcttacttatatataattacatgtgttatgttttttataattggtaattttttattaaatcaatttatatgtcactaataataaattaatagttttttaattttcataaataatgttttaatataaaaaatcaataatataatatcaatcaatatttttaaataacataatactaaaataataaatacaaaatgaaattttacaaaaatcacATTTGTATAATCAAAGTTCTGTAAATAGTTCAATTTCGCCatgatatgatataaaaataactgtGTTTCATATTATACTTCAATTTCAATCttagtttgaattaaaaattgaaagaaaaataaaataaataagatgaatTGCACTAAACAAACATATTTATGCCACACATCTTAACGTATAAATCGTTTTGGCTAAACACGACTTCACTTGAAGAGTTAAACATGATTTCAGTTAGGAAGATgtcaacataaaattatttttagataacacaactttttttagaatatattaagAAGGgccaaaataagttttttttaaaataatattgtgacTCAGAGGACTAAAATCCTCCATTATAATACTTGAAATAGAAAATCTAATTGATGTAGTTAGAAGGAATCGTATCTTATTTTGCAGCAACATATAAGAAAGAAGACCTAAAAACTTATTGATTTAAGatttttggttaaaaatgatatcaaaatacCATCTAAATATAAAACTCATAAATCCATTTTTCAAGTTAAAgattatataattcttttaagcGGTTATTTTATACCAAATTTAAAGAAGGTGAGTATTtagcaatattttttaattgaaaatgacAGATTTAATGAATCCATAATCTAAAACTATGTACTTCAATGAATTAGGATAAAACTATTCCAATTTAATCAGTAATCTCagtgaataatatataattgtgtttaaaatttaaatgtttgaaGGGAATGTTCTCTTACTCACAGAACCTCTCTCCATACAAGAACTTTATCTTCTAGAAATGATAAAGACGCAAGAATtgacattgaaaaaaaaatgataatctAAACAACAAATCTCAAAGGTTCTCTATGATTaagaaattcaataaaaataatattccatTATTCACAGTAGGTACACCAAAAcaagtgtaaaaataataaatatgtttcaaTCCTTAAAATGATTCAATATGGCATAATCAAATTAGTTAATAAATACGAACGTGCGTAGCCACGAATCCACGGCGACTAATCAGTGTTTTACTTTATCTTCCACGAAAccctttttttgttgtttttttttttttctcaacggATAATCACAGTTTTGTTTATGCTATAAGACCAAACTGGCACAGCAAAAGATAAacacaacaaaataatttacCTTTTTATCAGTAGGAATTAAATGCAGATGAATGAATTTAGAACCCATAACAGTTACTCAGCCAACTTAATTATTGGACAATGAAATAATTCacttttgattaatttaatatgttCTTATAATAACCAAAATTAGTTAATATATGTAAACTTacttataaattgaataaaagaaaaggttaagCAACCATGAAAATGTCCAAATTCAAGATCATTGACATTCCCTGCTTCCCACGATGTCACTCACTATATTTGAAACAACCAACATTTCTTATTCTTGAACAACTCAGTTACCAAATAAAAATGTGGAAAATTGCATCATGCAAGATCCTATTATAAAAGCTGTCATCTTATGtaactataattaatatattatatactcAAGTAATATAATAATGTCTACAAAGAAACTGCAAAACCTTGTTTTGATCGTTCCTGTCCAACACTATGTTCGGCAACTTAGCACAACTTTACTTTGTCAACTTCGTCAAACTGTGAAATCATTGGAGACAAAAGAGGATATGATATGATTCACTCTGCTAATAATCCCTGTTTGGTTCAAAAATCCATGTCAAATTGTTTTGAGCAATTTCATCCACCATCATGAGCTTGGCCTTTACCATAAGCTTTTTATATGTGGTCTTGTTTGTGTCATTCAAATCCAACATGGTGTTGTGCGTTGAAATTGAGGAATTCTTTCCAGAAGAAAGAGATGCTTTGATACTCATAAGGGATTCTTTGAATTCATCTTTGAATTTGCATGGGAATTGGACAGGCCCTCCTTGTATAGACAGTCTGAGTAGGTGGATTGGAATCAGTTGCTCAAATTGGCATGTTGTTCAAATTGTTCTTGAAGGAGTTAACCTTAGTGGTTATCTGCCTCCCACATTTCTTCAAAACATAACTCTCTTGAGCCAACTTGACTTCAGAAATAATGCACTTTTTGGACCATTGCCAAGCCTCAAGAATTTGGTGTTTTTGGAACAAGCCCTTTTATCATTCAATCATTTCTCAGGGTCAATTCCTATGGAGTATGTTGAACTTACCAGTCTAAGAGTGTTGGAGCTGCAAGAGAATTACTTACATGGTCAAATTCCACCCTTTGATCAACCATCATTGACAAGTTTCAATGTGTCATATAATCATCTGTCAGGGCCTATTCCTGAAACTTCTGTGCTGATGAGGTTCCCAGAGAGTTCTTATGAAAATAATTCAGATCTTTGTGGAGAGCCATTGGATAAGTTATGTCCTATTCAACCTCCTGCCCCATCTCCAGCACCATTTTCTGCACCACCTCCTTTTCCTATGCCTCCAATTCCAGCAGTGAAGCCAAATAACAGGTTTCAAGCATGGACTGTTGCTGTGATTGGTGTTGCAGCTGCACTTATTCTTCTTTCTCTGATCATATTTATTGCTTTCTTGTTTCGTAAAAGACAAACAAGTGGAAAAGAAGTAAGAAGAGATGATTCAGCTGGTAAGATATACCTTATGCATATCAATTCTACCATTCACTTTATTAGCAGCTTATTGCAATGCTATTTGTGTAAACTTtctaagataataaaaaatgtgaaaaaaacatttatattggAAACTTAGAATTTCCTGTAGTAAAATGCAATCTCAGGCTGATTCAGGATTTCTAAAGGTGTTGAATTGAACTTATAAATGTTCTGAATTTTCTAATATAGGGCATGCTTTTGGGGCATGGGCAAAGAAGATGGTGGCTTATGCTGGGGGCAGTGATGTTTCTGAGAGATTAGGCAGATTGGAATTTTCTAACAAGAAACTGCCAGTATTTGACTTGGATGATTTATTAAGGGCATCAGCAGAAATTCTAGGAAGAGGGAACTTAGGTATTACGTACAAAGCAACACTTGAAACTGGAACTGTTGTTGCAGTGAAGAGACTTAACCACATGAATGAACTGAGCAAGAAGGAATTTCTCCAGCAGATCCAATTGCTAGGACagatgaagcatgaaaatataGCAGAAATAATCTCCTTTTATTATTCAGAGGAGCAAAAGTTGGTCATATATGAATTTACCTCTGATGGCACTTTGTTTGAACTACTACATGGTTAGTTTTGATTCTTTCCTTCATTAACACAAAAGAACTAACTTAAAAGTTAATACTCTAACATTCATAATCTGCTGGTGCTAGAGGGTAGAGGAATTGGAAGAATGGCACTTGATTGGACCACAAGACTTTCTATCATCAAAGACATAGCAAAGGGTCTTCTTTTCCTTCATCATTCCTTGCCATCTCAAAAGGTTCCTCATGCCAACCTCAAGTCATCCAATGTCCTAATCCATCAAGATAGTAAAGGGTATCATTCCAAGCTCACAGACTATGGTTTCTTTCCTCTACTCCCAGccaaacaaaatgcagaaaaactAGCCATAAGGAGGTCACCAGAATTTGTTCAAGGGAAGAAGCTAACACGCAATGCTGATGTTTATTGCTTTGGCATCATTGTGCTAGAGATTGTAACCGGCAAAATCCCTGGCCATATCATAGGTGAAATTGAAGAAACTACCAATGATCTTTCAGATTGGGTAAGAACTGTGGTGAACAATGATTGGTCCACAGACATATTGGATTTAGAAATACTTGCAGAAAAAGAAGGGCATGATGCAATGTTAAAGCTAACAGAGTTAGCTCTAGAGTGTACTGATATAACACCAGAGAAGAGGCCTAAAATGAGTGTAGTGTTGATGAGAATagaagagatagagaaaatgaaaaaggagaaTGACTAAAGTTTAAGTCCACTGCACCAAGTGCATCTCAAGAATGTTATTGTATTAATCTCAACACTCAATTCATTTGATAGAAACATCATCCAAGTTAGAAATGGCTTAACAACTGCATATAAGAATATGTGAGAGAACATTTTTTCCACAATAGATAAAATCTCTCTGATTAtgtcctttgtttttttttgatTTTACTTTAGAAAAcagcaaaagaagaaaaaaaaaaactttgtaaaaaGGCACATTCTTTTAGCAAGatagaatttattaaaaactaaaatttttggtttcatgtttttaaatgaaaagtaTCAGTTGTTCAAAATCAATTGGTATCACCATTCTGGATGTACTATTTTTTTTGTGCCTTTTGCTTCAGTTATGGCAGGATTTTGCAGAATATCAGAGTTTGAGCTGTTTATTGCATGAGAGTATGATTATTCTCTCCATTAGATAGATTCATTTGAGACAAGGATAAGGATTATAATCAAGCATTTGAGTTTGAAGATATAATgacaactttttaaatatttttgtacctcctattttatttctttatctttctctATCAGATTAAATTATACAAGTTTTTTTGTGTAGAACTTGTCACTATGAGTTAATATGAGGATCTAGAACTGGGCTAATCAAGCTTATTCTGCTAAGCACTCCTTTTGACAAGCAGAATAAGATGCAACCAAAATGCAGGAGAATACAAGAGGCAACTTCTGGAAATTACATATATACTACTTCCAAATTTTTACAGTTTTaacttaaaaagataatttgtcaatgtttttaattttaatcaaatattatttcttagaattgattattctccttatcacaataaaataataaatttattagagTGATATGCTAAAAGAAAGATCAGGTTAGATTTGATGACTAGCCCAAAATTTATCATTGATTAATTAATAGGGGTGCGAGTATCGAGTATCacaacattataatttttagggAGATTTTCTAGGTTAAAAAGTTGAATTGCATAGGTGTAATATTGCCTAAAACATTTcctctaaaagaaaattaagtggGACAAAGGGGGTAgttaataagttaaatttattaaattctacatgttttgttggtgtaattataatatgttaagaCAATGTCTTAACCAAAccttgttttaaagtttaagtttAACAATAACGCCTATACCATATAACATTTAACAAATAATCCGTTTAGAATAAAAACactaaatgtaataattaaaagatatcgTAAACTCTAAACATTAATCAAAGAGGTTATGTCTAAATACCGATTCACTTATAATGCCTAAACGTTTAGAAATATCTAATGTTTTTGatttatgtatatatagtactcttttatttattgtattgtgtctattttttaatcaatttagtacaaagttttatttaaaaaatttacattgataaaaaaactttaaagaTATAGGAAAATATTCTAGGAATGTTTCCTTCATGCTTTTTGTCTGTCTTTTCCGTACAAAGCAACATAGTTACCTCTACAAGAAGCGACATAATATTTGATCTCGTATTAGAAAGCTACATTCCTACACAAAAGTCAATGCTCAAAgtaaccaatttttttaagaagtttATATAAAGAAGATTGCATGGcaagaaataaacataattgaacaataagaatatatttgtttatgtttacgTTATTCTTTTCTCTCTAAGCTCACGTTGTCTAGACTTtgtctttgaaaaagaaaagttttctttacaaaatttgagaatttcattgtattattttcataacctcatcaattttatatacttatatttcaaattatactttgttgtttttaaatccAGTGGAGTTAAACATTCTAACTAATTGGACTAATGTTATAACATGAGTGATAAAACTCGTCTAATCAAttagattagttgtaaaaccaTGAATGGTTAAACtcatttgtaatatttaaaatattaatataactccttaagaatacttaaaaaaaaatagacataccaaaataaaaaaagtttgttttattattttagttttcaaagtTTTCctaaaaaccttttaaaaatacCTAAGTGTTAACGCTAATTAATGTCcaatccaaaaaaaaacatttaaacacttattaagttttaaaaactcTATTTAAATTCTTCTTTAATGTTTAGGGTTTGTGATGATAAAAATGGTTAATCGAGAACAAATATAGAAATTGAGTAttctaatttgaatttaataatgTTTCAAGTCAGAAAATTAAGTCTCTTAATTTGGAGTGTTTCTGTATATAGATAAAGTAGTTATGAACCTTGCATCtttcaaataaataagaaaataatatttcagttaccaaatataaaagtaatagtaaaatataaattcttttattttttgttaaatgatatcttttaaattataatattaattaattaaataaaaactttttatgAGATTTAGGTTCAATTTTTGGATCTATACACTTTAGATTTACCATTTTGAACGTTATATCCAATTCGAGTAGTAGGTCGAATCGGAAAATACaggtttaataataaaagaagaaatattattattgtttgtgcattatgtaatgaaaaagaaaaaaactcacTTCAATGCACGAGTCAGCCAAACCTCTGAAACCGCAACCGCATGGCTTAGCTGGTCGCTGCACTTTGGTTTTTGTCCTGTTCAGAAAATGCGGATAGACGTAACACTGCATCACATTGATGTTGATATGTGTAGCTAATAAAGAATGACTCAAATTGTAATAAGCAGCCAACACATACCAATAAAACCACGTGTAAACCATGTAGCATTTCATGTACCTAGGTGTCTCTCGACTAAGTTCTACTCCGAGTTTCCCCTTATAAGCGCAATCTACCTTTTTCATACATGCACCATAGTTTCTCACCTTCCAAATCTCCATTCTGCAAAGAGAAAACCCTTTTCTGAAAAACGTAATACAGTCTCAGCTGGCCAAGGATCTTTGATCTTGAAAGGCTAGGTGTGTGACAACCTTAGTTGGTAGTCCTAAGGAGTTGTGCAAGAGTGAGCTTAATTTGCTGATGGCAACCCGCAGATATGCTTTTGGAAGGGCTGATGAGGCCACTCATCCTGACTCCATGAGGGCCACTTTGGCTGAATTTGCCTCCACTTTCATCTTTGTCTTTGCTGGAGAAGGCTCTGGCCTTGCTTTGGGTTCGTACATAATATAAATCTTGGTTCATACTTGGCATTCAAATGTTTctgaaatgtttattttatgtttagatGGGCTGACATTACATGACATAACATAATCTTCCTTAGTTGACACCTTTTCAGCTTAGCTAAAGGTGCTACTTAACCTTGGATTACCTAATACAAGCATTCTAAgaatacacacacacatgtgTGTGGTGGTTTTTTATTGTGTGCTTGGGAAGGTGATCTGTGTGACTTCTCTTTCTTGCAGTTAAGATTTACCAGGATTCAGCTTTCTCAGCTGGTGAACTGTTAGCACTTGCACTTGCCCATGCTTTTGCTCTATTTGCTGCTGTATCTGCTAGCATGCATGTATCAGGTGGCCATGTCAACCCGGCTGTGACATTCGGTGCTCTCGTTGGGGGGAGGATCTCTGTTGTTCGTGCAGTATACTACTGGGTTGCTCAACTTCTGGCTTCTATTGTGGCTGCTCTTGTGCTCAGGCTTGTCACTAATAACATGgtaaactattttcttttacaaaattatttgtatatatcaAGGATGATGTATATAAGGATGTTACTGTAGATGTTTGTTGTAATGATATCTTCTAACTAGAAGATTGCAAAACTTTGGCTTAACcttaaatagttatttataaataaactatattttgatttttgaagTTTAAGGATTTTAGAAACTTGAGAAAAGTCAATAATAATGTAGATTCAGCATAATCATTTGAATTTTATGAGCAATATgataaaaattggaattttaaCTGAAACTGATATGTTGTTGCTTGTTGTAGAGGCCATCAGGGTTCCGCGTGGCACCAGGTGTTGGAGTAGGACACATGTTTATTCTTGAGATTGTGATGACATTTGGGCTGATGTATACAGTATATGCTACTGCAATAGATCCCAAAAGGGGTGCTGTTAGCAATATCGCACCCTTGGCAATTGGGCTCATTGTTGGAGCAAACATCCTTGTTGGTGGGCCATTTGATGGAGCATGTATGAACCCTGCTCTGGCTTTTGGACCTTCCCTAGTGGGCTGGAGATGGCACCAGCACTGGATCTTCTGGGTGGGTCCATTGATTGGGGCAGCACTGGCAGCACTGGTGTATGAATATGCTGTGATCCCAATTGAACCTCCCCCACACCACCACCAGCCCTTGGCTTCTGAAGATTACTAAGTTGTTTCTACCAGTTGTTATCAGTTGCTTTTTGtcatctaaataaatataatggtATGCTTGTGTTTTCCTGTGTTTTCTCAGCCAACCTTCTACTTGAGTGGTTACTAGGCTTCtgcatgtgcatgtttattttcttgttttaggATCACAACTTCCAAAACCCAGTTGAGTGTGTAGCTGTTGTATTTCGTCTTGTACACATTGAATAAAATGTGTGAAACCGTATGTTCTGTAGCGATGCTGCATCAGATTATATCACTCTTGCATGTAGATTACTATTATTCTAAATAGTAACTAACAGACATTTAAGTAGGGAATACTAATAAAAGGACTGCAAAAGATAACAGTGGAACCATTCAAGATTTTAGATTTGGCTTGTGTAAGAGCAACTTTCACCTTGCAGAGgacttatttattgatttaatccaagaaaaacaatacaaaagagGAATATCTAATCAACAAATATATCCAGCTTACTAAAGTCAGTAGTGAAGACTATACATCTATGGTTTCTGTTTGCTTATAAAATCTGGCGACCCAAGGGGCAAGTTCAGTATTATGAGGTGTCCTGGGGTTGGCAGAGTAATAATCAGACCAATAGCAAGGGTTGAGTCTATCAGCAAATTTGTTGTCAGCATAAAGGCAAAACGGTAGCCAATTTTCACCTCCATtcattcttctcttcctttccCTTGGATAAGCTAAGGGTGCCTGAACATACCTGCAATTGTGTCAAAACCATTTAGCAACACAGCAAGTTTACTCATTTCCACTCCAAccaacaattataattaaaaaataataagctAAAACACATTTTTGGTTCTTCCTCTTGTTCTCCTTTGATTTTCATTTGTCTTGATGTTTCTGTTATCTTGTTGAttaaattcatctttttttcatccttttgaaatatttactttaatacAATTGAAACTTATAAGTTCAAGAGACTAAAccacaaaaaaataaaggacAGATGgtattttaaaccaaaatacAACTACTAAAAGAAAACACACCTGATACCATCAACAACAGCATCCCAGCAGAAGTGAGTATGACCGAACACATGACAAGAAGACGCATCCTTCCTTCCCTTAGCCCCATGTATGGATCTTATTCGATCCTCAAGAGAGTCTGAGCCAATTATCTTTGGAAGGTTGGGATAGAATAACATCCTCTTCTCTGGACAAAGTTCCTGCCTGTGAATGTACAACCATTACCACAATAAATCAATATACTCATCCTTTGAAGTAACACAATCACAAAAGTGTTATTGTTTAAGCAGCTCCTCATGCACCAAGAGACGTGTATGATAAACTAATATCATGCATCTTGGTGTTTATGAGGAATTATGTAAAGCAAAGTCACAATTTGTACTTTGACATCATGCATTCAAGCAATATAGGCCACTTCTCATTTGTTTAGTTTTGGAGTCCACAAGAGCCATGTAACCGAGTGGATTCTAGACTCATTTTGGAAATTAGGAACGTGAGCACCATTACACTGACATAAACATCATCTACTTAGCAATAAGGACAGGACTTTCTACAGAAAAACTTGCAATGCAGATAAAACAAGTGATTTGGCTAAGCAGAAGAACAGTTTTACGTAGTTGGCACTGACAACAACATAGCTACATGCCTACATCTAAAAAACGAGTGAGGGAGACTAAAGGGGACTTTAGAGAAAATTACTAAGAGGGTTCTCACGGTGAATATCTGAGAATTGGTTTTTTAGCCGAATCCTATATCTTCGAGTGATTCATGCAATAAATAAGGTTAATTGTTCTTACGGTTGTTGTTATTACCTACATCTTTTCATAAGTGTCAAATCATATATCTTCAGCACATATGGAAGGTTACATAGCACAACCTTGTGAGTTTTTGGGAGTGAGCTATCCTTTACATAATGCAGGGCGAAATTATACAAGAATATATGGCTACAGTCAAGCAAAAGATCAAATAACACCATGGATTAAGTAACTGCTAGTCTGCTACAAAATTTCCAAGTCAATCATCTAAATTGTTCAACACA
Coding sequences:
- the LOC106769392 gene encoding probable leucine-rich repeat receptor-like protein kinase At1g68400, coding for MSLAFTISFLYVVLFVSFKSNMVLCVEIEEFFPEERDALILIRDSLNSSLNLHGNWTGPPCIDSLSRWIGISCSNWHVVQIVLEGVNLSGYLPPTFLQNITLLSQLDFRNNALFGPLPSLKNLVFLEQALLSFNHFSGSIPMEYVELTSLRVLELQENYLHGQIPPFDQPSLTSFNVSYNHLSGPIPETSVLMRFPESSYENNSDLCGEPLDKLCPIQPPAPSPAPFSAPPPFPMPPIPAVKPNNRFQAWTVAVIGVAAALILLSLIIFIAFLFRKRQTSGKEVRRDDSAGHAFGAWAKKMVAYAGGSDVSERLGRLEFSNKKLPVFDLDDLLRASAEILGRGNLGITYKATLETGTVVAVKRLNHMNELSKKEFLQQIQLLGQMKHENIAEIISFYYSEEQKLVIYEFTSDGTLFELLHEGRGIGRMALDWTTRLSIIKDIAKGLLFLHHSLPSQKVPHANLKSSNVLIHQDSKGYHSKLTDYGFFPLLPAKQNAEKLAIRRSPEFVQGKKLTRNADVYCFGIIVLEIVTGKIPGHIIGEIEETTNDLSDWVRTVVNNDWSTDILDLEILAEKEGHDAMLKLTELALECTDITPEKRPKMSVVLMRIEEIEKMKKEND
- the LOC106775428 gene encoding probable aquaporin TIP-type alpha, with the protein product MATRRYAFGRADEATHPDSMRATLAEFASTFIFVFAGEGSGLALVKIYQDSAFSAGELLALALAHAFALFAAVSASMHVSGGHVNPAVTFGALVGGRISVVRAVYYWVAQLLASIVAALVLRLVTNNMRPSGFRVAPGVGVGHMFILEIVMTFGLMYTVYATAIDPKRGAVSNIAPLAIGLIVGANILVGGPFDGACMNPALAFGPSLVGWRWHQHWIFWVGPLIGAALAALVYEYAVIPIEPPPHHHQPLASEDY